Proteins encoded within one genomic window of Elephas maximus indicus isolate mEleMax1 chromosome 21, mEleMax1 primary haplotype, whole genome shotgun sequence:
- the LOC126064572 gene encoding putative protein FAM90A5P, with protein sequence MEPKKPQEAQPFWPFNNLEREKEQRQRQGEYDRKTLLQKFPKRPEGKQQQNWKESTESFDYLRHPCRPMPVHTTKMQSVLDLSLRNWSPVRKPDQKSIFPERSPVQDHDPSFFSSHGQTKEEVDITSSSQPATKHFGQDSTIMANTTENRCDACAYYVSQPASKTLALGHVLSPKAQAQGPDRISKSSPQPARGRRGQDSPLSIQAPGKRSVQTPEQNCLNPTKKAKLTTLEIVQQSRKRPDVGAGQPLSNATEFGPNRPPQVTRMTDLQPPHSRRHLNTVETSPILPPPLSSSVARQPLRIVFTRLDNGQWSSRFRTSPTSLPPE encoded by the exons ATGGAGCCAAAGAAACCCCAGGAGGCTCAGCCTTTTTGGCCCTTTAACAActtggaaagagagaaggaacaaaGACAAAG GCAAGGAGAGTATGACAGAAAAACTCTACTCCAGAAATTTCCCAAGAGACCCGAAGGGAAGCAGCAGCAAAATTGGAAGGAATCGACAGAATCTTTTGACTACTTAAGG CATCCTTGCAGGCCCATGCCCGTTCACACTACCAAGATGCAATCTGTCCTGGACCTTTCTCTCAGAAACTGGTCACCTGTAAGGAAACCTGACCAGAAATCCATCTTCCCTGAAAGGTCTCCTGTCCAAGATCACGATCCAAGCTTCTTCTCATCTCATGGACAAACTAAAGAAGAAGTGGATATCACTAGCTCTTCTCAGCcagcaaccaaacactttggcCAGGACTCTACCATCATGgcgaacacaacagaaaacagaTGTGATGCTTGTGCTTATTATGTTTCCCAACCGGCCTCAAAAACCCTTGCCCTGGGTCATGTCCTCAGCCCCAAGGCACAAGCCCAGGGTCCTGATAGGATCTCAAAATCCAGTCCACAGCCTGCCAGAGGTAGAAGGGGCCAGGACTCTCCACTCAGCATTCAGGCACCAGGAAAAAGATCTGTCCAGACCCCTGAACAGAATTGCTTGAATCCtacaaagaaagcaaaactcACAACCCTAGAGATTGTGCAACAGAGCAGAAAGAGACCTGATGTGGGAGCTGGCCAGCCTCTCTCCAATGCAACTGAATTTGGACCCAACAGGCCACCGCAAGTCACCAGGATGACTGACCTCCAGCCGCCACACAGTAGACGTCACCTGAATACTGTCGAAACCAGCCCTATCCTTCCACCCCCACTTTCTAGCTCTGTTGCACGACAGCCACTCAGAATTGTCTTCACAAGACTGGACAATGGACAGTGGAGCTCCAGGTTCAGAACATCTCCCACCTCTCTCCCTCCTGAGTAG